A stretch of the Chitinispirillales bacterium ANBcel5 genome encodes the following:
- a CDS encoding FMN-binding protein yields the protein MVRKIVIGVFIFVPVLILVAGGVFYARLGQMGRALKVEYERIAPVDLEGIGNGTYKGSFGVFLVHVDLEVTVSEGRITGIDVIEQISGPGYEALETVDRIIEAQSPKVDAITEATGSSICIMAATHNALIAQKESTVAQH from the coding sequence ATGGTAAGGAAAATTGTAATCGGTGTATTTATTTTTGTGCCAGTACTAATTCTTGTTGCCGGAGGTGTTTTTTATGCTCGTCTGGGCCAAATGGGGCGGGCTTTAAAAGTTGAGTATGAACGAATCGCTCCGGTCGATCTTGAGGGAATCGGAAACGGTACTTACAAGGGGAGTTTTGGAGTGTTTCTGGTGCATGTCGATCTTGAGGTAACAGTGTCGGAGGGCAGGATAACCGGTATAGATGTTATTGAACAAATAAGCGGCCCGGGATATGAAGCTCTCGAAACGGTCGATCGGATAATAGAGGCTCAGTCCCCAAAAGTTGATGCGATCACCGAGGCCACAGGGAGCAGTATCTGTATTATGGCTGCAACACACAACGCGCTGATAGCACAAAAAGAGAGCACTGTAGCTCAACACTAA